In the Salvia splendens isolate huo1 chromosome 16, SspV2, whole genome shotgun sequence genome, AGGCAGTCACTTCGTGCTGAATATATCAAGATGTTTGTTTTGGATGAGGCTGATGAGATGCTTTCTCGTGGTTTCAAGGATCAGGTACGTCTTTTTCACATTGTTCTACTTCATTGTGTGTGGTTCTTGAACTATGGCATGATTTCTCGTTTTCATTGTTGGATATGCTACTGACTATGAAGTTCTTGTGTTCTGCTAGATTTACGACATTTTCCAGTTGCTGCCATCCAAGGTTCAAGTCGGAGTTTTCTCCGCTACAATGCCCCCTGAAGCCCTTGAAATCACCAGGAAGTTCATGAACAAGCCAGTGAGGATTTTGGTGAAGAGGGACGAGCTAACCCTCGAGGGTATCAAGCAGTTCTATGTGAATGTCGACAAGGAAGAGTGGAAGTTGGAGACACTCTGCGATCTCTACGAGACCCTGGCCATCACCCAGAGCGTCATCTTTGTCAACACCAGGCGGAAGGTCGACTGGCTGACTGACAAGATGAGGAGCCGCGACCACACTGTCTCAGCCACCCATGGAGACATGGACCAGAACACCCGAGACATCATCATGCGCGAGTTCCGCTCAGGCTCTTCCCGTGTCCTCATCACCACTGACCTCCTGGCTCGTGGTATTGATGTGCAGCAAGTGTCCCTTGTCATAAACTACGACCTCCCGACCCAGCCTGAGAACTACCTCCATCGTATTGGTAGAAGTGGAAGGTTCGGGAGAAAGGGTGTTGCCATCAACTTCATGACAAATGAGGACGACAAGATGCTCAATGACATCCAGAAGTTCTACAACGTCGTCATCGAGGAACTCCCCGCCAACGTAGCAGATCTTCTTTGAGTGCtgccctctttctctctctggtTTATTGTGCTTTTGAAGTTCTTAAATTGTTATAGCTAGTTTGCTTTTTGCTTCATGTTCCTTTTctactatttatttttgcatAGATATATGCATTCAGCATATCGTTTGGGTGTACATATATACTATTGCAATTTTGTCTGTAGGTATTTCTGTAACGTATTTAAACTCTTTGCTCCAAATTTTGGTCAcatcttattttactttttatcaATCATTCATTTTTGTCCTTGcaagtttgttttctttgaacAAAAAATAATCCTTTGTAGTGtggtaggagtattatttttgccTCTAGATAATTCTCTTGTGAAAATCATATAGATCACATTAAATTGGAGACTAGAAATCTTATGCAGCACACAATTTGATtagaattatgtattttataaacATATTATGGTTAACATTTACATTCCATTTAACTTCAAATTATTTTACACAATTTGATTAGAGAATTAATATAAATTCTTATAATTTATGCAAAACAATGTGGAATCTACATCAGAATTAAGGTTGTCAACCTTTGGGTAGAATTTACTTTCATATTTGTCTGCCCTCCATGGACAATAACTGTTGCCTACTTGTCTTAAAaccatgtattttttttttggataataACACAAAAAGCACAGCCtgaaacacactacatatagcCAAATAACTCACTAACAAAAGCTACAAATCCACCAATTCAAACTACACCTCTAGCcaatctctctctcactctcactctgtGTCTCAAATAAACATGGAGAAATATTCAAGATCCAGTTCTAGTAGAGAAGGTGTGGGGCAGCCAAGGAGCATGAATGGTCTGAGGAGTTACAGTGCCTCTGTAACACCAGCTCCAAGATTTGATGATCACAACATCAATTCCAAATTCAAGAAAAGCAAAACAACCAAAATTGATTGGAATTTTGGTGTGGATAATCCAGAGCtgcagaggaagaagagggttgCTTTCTACAAAGCTTACACTGTTGAGGGGAAGATGAAGGGCTCTGTGAGGAAGAGCTTTAGATGGATCAAAGATTCTTGCAATCAACTTGTTCATGGAATTTGGTGATTTTGGTTTACTTACTTTTTATGTAGTTATTAAGGTTTTCTATGTTGAATATTTGTGAAGTTGTTGATGAGAAGAATATAAGATGTTGAAAATAAGGTTGTAGTATTATGGAATCATGAATTCTTGTGGATATGATTTTAATTTGATTGATTTAGTTCTTGGCTTTTAAATTAAGAATCATCAAACtgggattttttaaaatttttataagaaTTATCAAATTGGGATACTTTGTGAATTCCGATGAAGTGAAAAGAGTATAGTTATCTTCATATGTAACCGAGTAGTAGCGTATCTAGCTTAGAACAAATCGATACTACAATTGTACTCCGGTAAAATAAAAAGTGGTAGTATTAGATGATATTAatcaaacacacatatatatttgGTTGAGAGGAGAACCCGGAGTTATAGATGTGAACCGAGGAAGACAAGAGTCGTGACAATGGAGGCGTCCGACAACTACAACCTTCACCGGAGAAGGAGGCGCCGATGCCACCGATAAGAAAGAGAGCGAGATGGGGAACAAGAAGTGTTAGAAATGTAAGATGACATAGAAGTTTGTTATTTTTTGAGTTATTAAAAAATTACTTGATCACTATGATTCTTCTTAAAAATCAATATCAAAATCTTGGCCTTATGGAATTTAGTAAATTTGAGATAATATTTGATGTTGTTGCTTTTGTTACTGAGTAGGTACAATGATAAAATAGGGACATGAAATGATGAAAGAAATGTTTGTGAAGGCATGTGTTATGAAAGTATGCAAAAGTTCGATGATGACAACCATgcgaaaaagaaagaacactagagttttacgtggttcgatcgtaagatctacgtccacggccaaaggcaatatgattcagtatattgagaaatatgcagagatttacaatcactcaagaactctctccaagaactcaacacctctaatctaattctaaaccaagaactaatcaagtgatagtttggagactcttttcttgaatatcgaagtagcagattaactatttcagatacagccttcgtctgctttatatcagtcccttcatcctccaacagctctcttgagatgttagttatcaaaccagttataactgttccaacggctacttcccgtttcttggtttgcatcaacatgccgaagtgctgcatgatgccgaagtgccgaagtgctgcatgatgccgaagtgctgcatgatgccgaagtTCAGTAAAAATACCGAGCTCAAtgaaatgccgagctcaataaaacaccgagctcaccgagctcaataaaacgccgagctcaataaaacgccgagctcaataatatgccgagctcaataatatgccgagctcaataatatcttgaacgagctcaacctctaacaaatctgcagctgttgagaatgacattgattttagcttgctgcatccaacggtgattgtgagattatactccaacaaactccaccttaaTCTCAGAATCAACAATGAATCATAATCCTCTGACAAAAACTCAAAACTCATCACTCCACAAGTCCCACCAGCCCCAAGCAGTATTTAAACTTCATGGCTGGCAACGGCTTTGTCAACATATCAGCCGCATTATGCTCAGTGGATATTTTCACCATCTTGACTTCACCTCTCTGTATTTCATCCCTTATGAAGTGCAtccgcacatctatgtgcttactTCTTTCGTGAAACACTTGGTGTTTGGCAAGGCATAAGGCGCTGCTGCTGTCACAGTTTATCTCCACTGTATCCTGCTTCTCCCCAAAATCTTCTAGGATTCCCTTCAGCCATATTGCTTCTTTCACAGCCTCTGTCATTGCCATGTACTCAGCTTCCGTAGTAGATAAAGCAACCACATGTTGTAATCCAGATTTCCAGCTTATAGCAGTGCCATTtagggtgaacacatatccagttTGGGATCTCCTATTATCTCTATTTGATGCATAATCAGAATCGCAAAACCCCACCAGTGCTCCACCTTGATCCTTACAATCTGCTTTGTACAACAGACCATAATCTGAAGCACCCTTCAAGTATCTGAGCAACCACTTCAATGCTATCCAATGCTCTCTCCCATGGTCTGACATAAATCGGCTAGTAACACTTATAGCctgagccaaatctggtcttgtgCATAGCATTGTGTACATTATGCTTCCTATGATGTTTGCATAAGGTATCTTGCTCAGCTCTCTCCTCTCTGAGTCATTCTTTGGTTTCTGATCCATGCTCAACTTAAAGTGAGCAGCCAATGGTGTAGAGACAGGTTTGAAGTCATCAGCCTgaaatttcttcaaaactctcTGGATGTAATTCCTCTGCAACAACCTGAGCTCTCTCTTTGGCCTATCCCTCAGTATATCCATGCCAAGGATTCTCCTTGCatttccaagatccttcatttcaaacttggaTTCCAGTTCAGCCTTGATTCTCTCAATCACTCCCAGATCTGCTCctgccacaagcatatcatcaacatacaaaagTAGAAAAGCAATTGGTACACCATTCCTTTCTCTGATGTAAACACAGCTATCATACTGCGATTTTCTGAAACCAATACTCATCATATGCTCATCAAACTTGAGATACCActgcctactactttgcttTAATCCATACAAACTTCTCTTGAGCAAACACACTTTGTCTTCATTCCCAGCCTCCATGAACCCCTCGGgttgatgcatatatatagtttcttcaagttcaccatgcaagaaggctgtcttgacatcGAGTTGGTGTAACTCCCAATCATACTTTGCAACAAGAGCAAGCAATATCCTGATGGAACTGTGTTTTACAACCGGAGAgaacacatcattataatcaatcccctcttcttgagtgaatcctctagcaacaAGCCGTGCCTTAAATCTGATACTCTCAACTTCACCAACTTCAATCTTCatcttgaagatccatttgcagctAATAAGCTTTTGGGTCCCTGGAttcttcaccaaaatccaagtatggTTTTTGAGTAGTGACTGgatctcttctctcatagctgCAAGCCATTTCTCCTTTTCCTTACTCGACATAGCTTCAGCATAGGTGGATGGCTCTAAGCACTCCAATACCTCAGCAACACAGAGAGCAAAAAAACTCATCTCATAATCACTGAACCTGGCTGGCTTTCTGATCTCTCTTCTATTTCTGTCCCTGGCTATAATATGTGATCTCTGATCATCATCAATCTGATCTCGTTGCTGGGGTTGCTGTGGACTTGAAGCTTTATGGGAGCTTGAAGCTCCACCTCCATTCTGATCATCTGGGTCACTAGGTGGTGGCTGGCCATACTGAACTTCCTGATCAATAGAAATTCCTTCACCCATCTGATCCTCAGTCTTCAAGAATGGCATATGATGCTCATGGAAGACCACATCTCGGCTCACAATTATCTTCTTGTTCCCCTCTTCAGTGCACCACAACCTGTACCCTTTTACTCCATGTTGGTAACCAACCATCACACATTTCTGAGCCCTTGCATCAAGCTTTCCCTGCTTGCAGTGGGCATATGCTCTACAACCGAACACCTTGAACTGATTGTACTCTCTATCTCCACCATACCATCTAACATCTGGGATTTCATTTCCTATAGCTGATGATGGAGAACTGTTAATTAGCACTGCAGCAGTACACACTGCCTCCCCCCAGAACATCTTTGGCAAGCCTGATGATAAAAGCATGCAT is a window encoding:
- the LOC121771183 gene encoding uncharacterized protein LOC121771183, with the translated sequence MEKYSRSSSSREGVGQPRSMNGLRSYSASVTPAPRFDDHNINSKFKKSKTTKIDWNFGVDNPELQRKKRVAFYKAYTVEGKMKGSVRKSFRWIKDSCNQLVHGIW
- the LOC121771762 gene encoding eukaryotic initiation factor 4A-10-like; its protein translation is MAGLAPEGSQFDGRQFDAKMSELLQVDGGDEFFTSYDEVYDSFDAMGLQENLLRGIYAYGFEKPSAIQQRGIVPFCKGLDVIQQAQSGTGKTATFCSGILQQLDYGVVQCQALVLAPTRELAQQIEKVMRALGDYLGVKVHACVGGTSVREDQRILSAGVHVVVGTPGRVFDMLRRQSLRAEYIKMFVLDEADEMLSRGFKDQIYDIFQLLPSKVQVGVFSATMPPEALEITRKFMNKPVRILVKRDELTLEGIKQFYVNVDKEEWKLETLCDLYETLAITQSVIFVNTRRKVDWLTDKMRSRDHTVSATHGDMDQNTRDIIMREFRSGSSRVLITTDLLARGIDVQQVSLVINYDLPTQPENYLHRIGRSGRFGRKGVAINFMTNEDDKMLNDIQKFYNVVIEELPANVADLL